The window TAAACACTTTAGGCAATTGATTCATTTGCTCTGGACCTGGCTTAGGATGAAAGTCAATTACCGCGTTACGATCAGCCCCACCTGACGATCCGTTTGTATGATTCAAATTCACCCAACCCGCCGCTGTCTTCATCCAAAGACAATAATGATTTGGTCCTGGAAGTCCGTTTGTATCATCATATACCTGAATTACCGCGCCTACTTCAAAAGTATTTAATTTAGCCTCTAACTTGTCCACTGGAATCGGACTGGTAAAGTTTGTAAAATTCTCACTGCCTGCTTGAGCGTTAAAACCGCTGTAATCAAAACCGCCTCCGTCCACTCCCCAAGATTTCGTATAACCTGCCATGTGACCCTTGTCCCATACAGGCGCCTTCGTATCTGTTCCCATTGTAACGTCTCCCGTAAGTAACTTTTGGGTATAGAATTCTCCGAAACTCATCTTCGTCTTTCCACTCAAAACTGCTTGTTGCCAATTCGTATAAATTCGGCAAGTTGCAGAACCGATTTTCTCGGCTAACTCTTGCGGTGATTTGTCGCTAAAAATCCAATCACGAACCCCCTCAAACTGTTTCTGGGATTCTCCTTCTAAACTCACTATGGGCTTGAATGTTTCCTTACTGTATTCTGTTCGCAATGTATTGATGACGGTTGCCAACTGCACGATTGTCCCCTCTCCCCCAGACTGCTTTCCATATAACGGTTTTGTAATCTCATCCGCCATCGCTCTGATTTGCTCTGGAGTCTTTCCGGCTGGATCGAAATCGTAACCTTTGTAAGTCCGGTCTACAACTTCTCTGAGTTGAGCGTCAGTCATCCCCGTTGGTTTGTTATACGTTAATATAGTTTTTACCTTCCCAATCGCTTCAGTGATCGCTGAAGTAGACGTATGAACGCCATCCATTGAAGTTCTAATTGGAAATTGACCCGACTCCGGTCCTTTTGTAACCACGTTCGAATTGTATTTCGCATACGGTCCCGTAAATTGACCTGTCTGTGGATCACGGGAAGAGTAAGCGCTGTTAATAAAGCTTTGCACCATTTGTCTTTCCTGTGCGGATAATTCCTTCGTGTATTGCGCAATCTTTGCCTTGTCAGCAACCGGATCCAAGCCTGCAATCTTCGATTTGAGATCGTTGATTTTTGTCTCAATCGACGTTGCTATGTCTTTCAAGCCGGGAATCGATTTCATTATATCCACTAATCTTGGAATCGTATCTGCTTGATAGTTGTGAACCCAAACACCCTTCTCTCCCACAAAGTAACTGTGAGTCTCTTCCACTTCGAAGTTGTAAACTCGTTCTGACTGAGAAAGCTCTCTTGTATCCGATACGCTGATATACTCTCCCTTCGTTCCGATCAACTGATCTCCAGGTAAAAGATCTTTCGCCTTCACCCAACCCGATTTCGACGTAAAGTAAGGGTGATTCCAAGTGCTAACGATCGTTTCTCCCGTTCCAAGGCTGATTTCATACAATGCGTCTCCGTCATGGTTCATCGTCTCCGTTACAGGTTTGTAGAACATTTCACCGGTCTCTTCGTCCTTTGTAAGAACCTCGTCCCCAATCTGAATCGTCTCGATCTTCTTGAGTCCCGTCTTCGTATGAACCAACGTCCCCGCAACAAAACACTGCTGGAAGACCAAATTCCCATTCGAATCCACATACGCAAATTCACCAAACGCGTTACCAGCCAGGTTGTTTAGATAAATATTTGC of the Leptospira yasudae genome contains:
- a CDS encoding polymorphic toxin-type HINT domain-containing protein; protein product: ANIYLNNLAGNAFGEFAYVDSNGNLVFQQCFVAGTLVHTKTGLKKIETIQIGDEVLTKDEETGEMFYKPVTETMNHDGDALYEISLGTGETIVSTWNHPYFTSKSGWVKAKDLLPGDQLIGTKGEYISVSDTRELSQSERVYNFEVEETHSYFVGEKGVWVHNYQADTIPRLVDIMKSIPGLKDIATSIETKINDLKSKIAGLDPVADKAKIAQYTKELSAQERQMVQSFINSAYSSRDPQTGQFTGPYAKYNSNVVTKGPESGQFPIRTSMDGVHTSTSAITEAIGKVKTILTYNKPTGMTDAQLREVVDRTYKGYDFDPAGKTPEQIRAMADEITKPLYGKQSGGEGTIVQLATVINTLRTEYSKETFKPIVSLEGESQKQFEGVRDWIFSDKSPQELAEKIGSATCRIYTNWQQAVLSGKTKMSFGEFYTQKLLTGDVTMGTDTKAPVWDKGHMAGYTKSWGVDGGGFDYSGFNAQAGSENFTNFTSPIPVDKLEAKLNTFEVGAVIQVYDDTNGLPGPNHYCLWMKTAAGWVNLNHTNGSSGGADRNAVIDFHPKPGPEQMNQLPKVFKIYYNE